Within the Arthrobacter sp. UKPF54-2 genome, the region CCTCGAGGCATTGCGGGCGGCGCATGCCCGGGGTGCCTGGGTTATGTCGATCTGTTCCGGGGCCTTCGCCCTGGCACGGGCCGGCCTGCTGGACGGCCGCCGCTGCACCACACACTGGCACTACTCCCAGGAGCTGGCCAGCCGCTACCCGGCAGCGCTGGTGGATGAGAACGTGCTCTACGTCGAGGACGACCGGATCATCACGAGCGCCGGCACCGCCGCCGGCATCGACGCCTGCCTGCACCTGGTCCGGGTGGAGCTGGGTGCGAACGTGGCAGCCAGCATCGCCCGGGACATGGTGGTGCCGCCGCACCGCGACGGGGGCCAGGCCCAGTTCATCGACCGGCCGATGCCGCGGTGCGGTTCGCAGCCGATGGAAGAGCTGCTGCGGTGGATGGTCGCGAACCTGGAGGAGGACCACTCGGTCAACGAGCTGGCCGCCCGCGTGCACATGTCGCCGCGGACCTTTGCCCGCCGGTTCCGGGCCGAAACCGGCGCTACCCCGGCCGCCTGGCTCAACTCGCAGCGGGTGCTGCGTGCACAGGAGCTCCTCGAAACGACGGACCTCAACATCGACGAGATCGCCCGGGAGGCAGGGTTCGGCCACTCGGTCCTTTTACGCCACCACTTTGCCAAGGTGCTGGACACCAGCCCGCAGTCCTACCGGCGGACGTTCCGCGGGCACCTCGCAGCCGTCTAACGGGCACCTCGCAGCCGTCTAACCCGGC harbors:
- a CDS encoding GlxA family transcriptional regulator, which produces MINSVAMIVVPHFSIFEFGTAFEVFGVDRSDRGTGVPAFDFRVCTPVPGDVPMESGLSMHVGLGLEAAADADLVIMTPFGRDEDVPESVLEALRAAHARGAWVMSICSGAFALARAGLLDGRRCTTHWHYSQELASRYPAALVDENVLYVEDDRIITSAGTAAGIDACLHLVRVELGANVAASIARDMVVPPHRDGGQAQFIDRPMPRCGSQPMEELLRWMVANLEEDHSVNELAARVHMSPRTFARRFRAETGATPAAWLNSQRVLRAQELLETTDLNIDEIAREAGFGHSVLLRHHFAKVLDTSPQSYRRTFRGHLAAV